A single Anatilimnocola floriformis DNA region contains:
- a CDS encoding DUF4240 domain-containing protein, translating into MDLSKFWKIIAAGGREAQDDPDEKLQAIEEKLAKCSPEDLVSFQTLLDERMVEAYTVDLWGAAYLLNGGCSDDGFHYFCLWLISRGQKKFEAAVAQPDSLSRLADPDNDEYELEELGYLAPRLYEEAVGKEIPRSKLKWPKRPKGENWDYDNTEEVHARLPKLAAIYLEE; encoded by the coding sequence GTGGACCTCTCCAAGTTCTGGAAAATTATCGCTGCCGGCGGCAGAGAAGCCCAAGACGATCCGGATGAGAAGCTGCAGGCGATTGAAGAAAAACTCGCCAAGTGCTCGCCGGAAGATCTCGTATCCTTTCAGACGCTGCTCGACGAGCGGATGGTCGAGGCCTACACGGTCGATTTGTGGGGGGCCGCCTATCTGCTCAACGGCGGCTGCTCGGACGACGGGTTTCATTATTTTTGTCTCTGGCTGATTTCTCGCGGGCAGAAAAAGTTCGAAGCCGCGGTCGCCCAGCCCGATTCATTGTCGCGTCTGGCAGACCCCGATAACGATGAGTACGAGTTGGAAGAACTCGGTTATCTTGCACCACGACTCTATGAAGAGGCAGTCGGCAAAGAGATTCCTCGCTCCAAGTTAAAGTGGCCCAAACGGCCGAAGGGCGAAAATTGGGACTACGATAACACCGAAGAAGTGCATGCCCGTTTGCCGAAGCTCGCGGCGATCTACTTGGAAGAGTGA